The window CCGAGAATGTCCTCGACGATCAATACGCCGAAGATCAACTGGGCGAAGCGCTCGTTCTTCATCTTCAGGTCGTTGAGCGCCTTGACGATGATGGTGGTCGAGGAAATCGCCAGGATCGCGCCGAGGAACAAGGAATCCATGGTGTTCCAGTCAAACCATTGGCCGATTTCGTAGCCGATCCAGATCATCAGCACGATTTCCAGAAACGCCGCGATGAACGCCGTGGCACCGACCTTGAACAGTTTGCGCAGACTGAACTCGAGGCCCAGGCAGAACATCAGGAAAATCACCCCGAGTTCAGCGAGGGTCTTGATGGTTTCTTCGTCGTGGATCAGGCCGAACGGCGGCGTGTGCGGGCCGATGATGAAGCCGGCGACGATATAACCCAGCACCACCGGCTGTTTGAAGCGATGGAACAGCACGGTCACCACACCTGCGACCAACATGATCACTGCCAGATCCTGAATAAAACTGATGGCATGCATGGTGTGGGGCTCCTTGAGGTGGACGTTCGGAGGTTAACACCGCGACTTCCGCCAGAAAGACGGTGCAATATATGGAAACAGATCGATCCGGCGTGACGGCGACCACCCGCCCGGCGTCCCGATAACTGTGGTTTGAAAAAAACCGACCAGGCACCCGCAGAGGTGCCGCCCTTCCGCCATTCTGCCTTGAACCGTGAGAACGCTATGGAACCCGGAAACGCCCAGCTGTCGATGACGGTATTGATGACCCCTGACATGGCCAACTTCTCTGGCAATGTTCACGGCGGTACCCTGCTCAAATACCTCGACGAAGTGGCCTACGCCTGCGCCAGCCGTTACGCCGGCCGCTACGTGGTGACCTTGTCGGTGGACCAGGTGATTTTCCGCGAGCCGATTCATGTCGGCGAACTGGTGACCTTCCTGGCCTCGGTCAATTACACCGGCAACACTTCCATGGAAGTGGGCATCAAGGTGGTGACCGAAAACATCCGTGAGCGCTCGGTTCGCCACACCAACAGCTGCTTCTTCACCATGGTGGCAGTGGATGACGACCGCAAACCGGCTGCCGTACCGCCGTTGCAACCGCAGAACAGCGAAGACAAGCGCCGCTTCATGCAGGCTCAGCAACGCCGGCAGATTCGTCAGGAACTGGAAAAGCGGTATCAGGAAATCAAGGGCGATGCCTGACGTGTTCGGGCTTTAGATCGCTTTCGCGGGCAAGTCTTGCCCGCGAAGCTTTTAAAGACTGATCGCGGTTGCTTCGAACTTCACCCGCGGATGCGCAATCCGGTCCTGCGCCCGCACCAGTTCCAGTTCATAGCTGGCACACGCCTGGGTTTCCAGCAGCACTTCATGCACCGCCGCCGCCGTGAACTCAAAGGCTGCCACCAGGCTGTCACCCAACAGCACGCGCGCCAGAAACAGCCCCGACGTCAGGTCGCCAACGCCCACCGGCTGACGCGGAAACGCCAGCAGCGGACGGCGCAGGTGCTAGCTGCCTTCAGCCGTCACCAGCAACATCTCGAAGCCATCCGCCGGCTTGCCGGGATAGTCCAGATGCTTGACCAACACCGCCTTCGGCCCGCGCGCCAACAGTGCGCGCGCCATCGCCAGGCAATCGAACAGTGACTGCGGCTTGCGCCCCGAAAAGCTGTCCAGCTCCAACTGGTTCGGGCACATGAAGTCCGCCACCGAAGCCGCCTCTTCCAGCAGGAAATCGCTGACTTCGGCCGGCACGCTGCAGCCCTTCTCCGGATGGCCCATCACCGGGTCGCACAAATACAACGCCTTGGGGTTCATCGACTTGATCCGCGCCACGCCGGTCAGGATCGCCCGGCCCTGGGCCGCACTGCCGAGGTAACCGGACAGCACCGCATCGCAATTGCCCAGCTCGCCAATCGCCGCGATCCCTTCGACCAGATCGGGGATCTGGTGCGGTGCCAGCACTTCACCGGTCCACTGGCCGTATTGCGTGTGGTTGGAGAACTGCACGGTGTTGAGCGGCCAGACATTCACCCCGACCCGCTGCATCGGAAAAACCGCGGCGCTGTTGCCAGCGTGGCCGAACACCACGTGGGACTGGATGGCGAGCAGATGGGGCGTACGTTTCATGCGGTGAGTTCCGTAAAACGATTGAAATTCGAGCCGCGCAGTATGCGACGAAACACAGCCTGTACGACAGACCAGCGACGCAGTTAAGCTGGCACTATCTTGTTGGAGCAACCTGCTGATGCTGACCCTCGGAAATATCTTCGTGCTGATGCTGCTCGCCACTGGCGGCGCATGGCTGTGGCACAACCACGGCTTGCGCGAGCGCGCGCTGGAACGGGTCAAGTTGCATTGCACAAAGCTCGGGATCGAGTTGCTGGACGGTAACGTGGCGCTGAAAAAGATCGCGTTCATCAAAGACGCCAACGACCGGCGGCGCCTGGCTCGTGTGTATAACTTCGAGTTCACCGTGACCGGCGAAACCCGCCACAACGGCACCATCACCCAGTTCGGCGCCCATAGCGCGCAGATCGAGCTGGCGCCCTACCCTATGCCGTTCGACGACACCCCTGCGGTGGTCGACGTGGTGAAGCCTCGCGCTGAAGTGATCGAGCTGAGCCAGTGGCGGCAGGAACACACCAAGTGGCGTCCTTAACCCGACCGACAGTCGGCCAACGCTCTTTGCAGTGAATCAACATCCTGCGCCTCACCGAAAATCAGCTCGATCCGCGAATCCTGGCGCCATTCGCTGGGCTGCCATTTCAATGGCGAGTTATCCAGCGCATTCGCCGACACCCAGCCATCCAGGCTGTGGATAACCAGCTTCGCCCGCCGCCAGGCAATGCTTTCAAGCCACTGGCCAACGCGCGCCGCATCGAAGGTCTGCGTCGGATGCCAACGCCAGCCGACGCTCCAGCCGCCCTCCTGCGCCTGGCTCAAGCAAATCGGCAGCGCAGGATCGGTCCAGATGGCCGGCATTTGCGCCAAACCCTTGGGCACGATGAAGTTATCCACACCCACCACCGCCTGAGCGCCAAGCCCCGGTAGCTTGCTCAACGGCAAGAGCGCTTGCTGCGTCCAGTACAAAGGACGAGAAGGCAGTTGCGCGGCGATTCGCTGGCGATCATTGAAGTCGAGACCTTCCGCTTTGTTGAGCACCAACAAACCGGCACTGCTCAACGCCTCCAGTTGCGCCTCGGGCAATGGTTTGCCAGCGGCGAGCGCTTGGGCATCCAGAACCAGTACACAAGGCTGTACCGCCAGTACGCCTCGCCACGGCGCCTCACCCAATTGCCTGAGCAACTGCGCCGGGTGGCCCAATCCGGAAGGTTCGATGAACAGTCGATCCGGCCGCGCCTTGCGCAGCAACCGCCCGAGGCCAATCTGAAACGGTGCACCGTTCACGCAACACAAACAGCCCCCGGCCACTTCACCCAGTGCGATACCATCGGCGTCCTGGGTCAGCAGCGCGGCATCGAGGCCGATCTGCCCGAACTCGTTGATCAGCACCGCCCAGCGCTCACCGATCGGTCGCTGTATCAGCAGGTGCTTGATCAGGCTGGTCTTGCCGGCACCCAACGGGCCGGCAATGACGTGAGTGGGAATGTTCTGCAACATGGTCGATGTTTTCTGAGGAGGTAATGAATGCGGTTGATGGGATTGTCGTTGTTCTTGGCGCTGTTTTCCGGCGAGGCGCTGGCTCAGGCTTGCGTGGTACATAGCACGGCTGAGCGACTTGACGTGAAAGTCTGCCAGCAGAACCGCAACATCCCGCAAAAGCTCTTCGCCGATGGATTCTGCCAACCGAATCTTCCCGGGCAGAAAGTCGAGGTGCAATACGTCGACCAATGCCCCACCGGTGCGTTCGGCGTGTGCAGCAACGCCCAAGTCGCCAATATGCCTTACCGGCAGGATATTCACTATTACGGCGTGGCCACCGATGCAGCGTATCTGAAGCCGTTTTGCGAAGGCCAGAGCCAGGGCAACTGGCTCAAGCCTTAAGCCAGCCAATCCAGGGTCAGAATCAAACGGCGTTCGCCCGGCGCGGGTTGCGGCGAACGGTGAATCAGGCCGAAACCTTCGTTGCCGTGCCATTTCTCGCCTTTGAGCAGTGCCACTTCGCCACTGGTGATTTGCTCGATCAGCGAATCCTCTGTGGGTTCGGCCGCAGGATTGCCCAAGTGCCGGCGATCCATCACCCCTTCTTTCAGCCACTGACTGCCGATACC is drawn from Pseudomonas sp. 31-12 and contains these coding sequences:
- a CDS encoding acyl-CoA thioesterase, whose amino-acid sequence is MEPGNAQLSMTVLMTPDMANFSGNVHGGTLLKYLDEVAYACASRYAGRYVVTLSVDQVIFREPIHVGELVTFLASVNYTGNTSMEVGIKVVTENIRERSVRHTNSCFFTMVAVDDDRKPAAVPPLQPQNSEDKRRFMQAQQRRQIRQELEKRYQEIKGDA
- a CDS encoding DUF3301 domain-containing protein gives rise to the protein MLTLGNIFVLMLLATGGAWLWHNHGLRERALERVKLHCTKLGIELLDGNVALKKIAFIKDANDRRRLARVYNFEFTVTGETRHNGTITQFGAHSAQIELAPYPMPFDDTPAVVDVVKPRAEVIELSQWRQEHTKWRP
- a CDS encoding GTP-binding protein, with product MLQNIPTHVIAGPLGAGKTSLIKHLLIQRPIGERWAVLINEFGQIGLDAALLTQDADGIALGEVAGGCLCCVNGAPFQIGLGRLLRKARPDRLFIEPSGLGHPAQLLRQLGEAPWRGVLAVQPCVLVLDAQALAAGKPLPEAQLEALSSAGLLVLNKAEGLDFNDRQRIAAQLPSRPLYWTQQALLPLSKLPGLGAQAVVGVDNFIVPKGLAQMPAIWTDPALPICLSQAQEGGWSVGWRWHPTQTFDAARVGQWLESIAWRRAKLVIHSLDGWVSANALDNSPLKWQPSEWRQDSRIELIFGEAQDVDSLQRALADCRSG
- a CDS encoding NADH:ubiquinone oxidoreductase, with the translated sequence MRLMGLSLFLALFSGEALAQACVVHSTAERLDVKVCQQNRNIPQKLFADGFCQPNLPGQKVEVQYVDQCPTGAFGVCSNAQVANMPYRQDIHYYGVATDAAYLKPFCEGQSQGNWLKP